Genomic DNA from Ktedonobacteraceae bacterium:
CGTATGTATGTTTGCGGCGTGACCCCTTATGACACCACCCACCTGGGGCATGCCTTCACCTATGTCTCGTTCGATACCTTGATTCGCTACCTGGAATTTAGCGGCTACACGGTCAAATACGTGCAGAACGTGACCGACATCGATGACGATATCCTGCGTAAGGCCCGCGAACTAAACATGGCGTGGGATGAACTGGGCCGCCGCGAAACCGAGCGCTACCTGCGCGACATGGATTCGCTCAATGTGCGCCGCCCCGATGTGTACGCGCACGCCACGGAAGAAATTCCCACCATGATCGAGGTAATCCAGGCGCTGGTGTCGCGCGGCTATGCTTACGAGCGCGAGGGCAACGTCTATTTCAGCGTCAAAAAGGACCCGGAATTTACTGTCATGCCGCACGTGCTGGGCCTGGATTCGTATGACGCCATGCTCAAGATCGCCAATGAGCGCGGCAATTACCCGGATGACCCGCACAAGAAGGACCCGCTTGATTTTGTACTCTGGCAAGCGCAGGCGCCAGGGGAACCGGCGTGGCCGAGTCCCTGGGGTCCCGGGCGTCCCGGCTGGCACATCGAATGCAGCGCCATGTCCATGAAATACCTGGGGCCGCAGATCGACATTCATGGAGGGGGCGCGGACCTTGCATTCCCGCATCACACCTGCGA
This window encodes:
- the cysS gene encoding cysteine--tRNA ligase; the protein is MKLFNTLTQSLEDFVPLEDKLVRMYVCGVTPYDTTHLGHAFTYVSFDTLIRYLEFSGYTVKYVQNVTDIDDDILRKARELNMAWDELGRRETERYLRDMDSLNVRRPDVYAHATEEIPTMIEVIQALVSRGYAYEREGNVYFSVKKDPEFTVMPHVLGLDSYDAMLKIANERGNYPDDPHKKDPLDFVLWQAQAPGEPAWPSPWGPGRPGWHIECSAMSMKYLGPQIDIHGGGADLAFPHHTCEIAQSEHFTGIAPFVRIWMHTGMVYQEGEKMSKSLGNLTLVRNLLKDYSANAIRITLLNHHYRYPWECFPADLEVATEITAHIQQVQALVGEQTGGEDMLLRGRFHAAMENDLNTPEAIMLLRQAAETVIANHDLNTGAEILRLVKVLGLR